Proteins found in one Alicyclobacillus cycloheptanicus genomic segment:
- a CDS encoding AraC family transcriptional regulator, whose translation MGDNLINILWLAKSEYPSGSSLTPHSHDYYQIYYVISGEGDFIVGSDQVTLHRGMYVFSKPNDVHGIATTRDVNGEPLRMLEVKYVVFDAALQENLNHIPLVCQGSDSIEQMLALVFEEAIETLPWYLEIATHTFVAALYYMIRYQKIDLVVNSSKSEIVEMIKNYIHENYKNEVTLDKLSQLVGRSKNWICKNFKQTTGMTINLYLNKVRIDKAAELLVNSNLGISDISRAVGYNNIYHFINSFKKIVGTSPGNFRKHELSGNALVSSKVRAIATIPAQKTRSDV comes from the coding sequence ATGGGCGACAACCTGATCAACATTCTGTGGCTTGCAAAAAGTGAATATCCGTCTGGGAGCAGTCTCACCCCCCACTCACACGATTACTATCAGATTTACTATGTGATTAGCGGTGAAGGCGATTTTATTGTCGGTAGCGATCAAGTGACACTCCATCGGGGTATGTATGTTTTCTCAAAACCGAACGACGTCCACGGTATTGCCACGACACGAGACGTGAATGGCGAGCCTTTAAGAATGCTTGAAGTAAAGTATGTGGTCTTTGATGCTGCGCTTCAGGAGAATCTCAATCACATTCCGCTCGTGTGTCAAGGATCAGACAGCATTGAGCAAATGCTTGCGTTGGTTTTTGAGGAAGCTATCGAGACGCTTCCTTGGTATTTGGAGATCGCTACGCACACGTTCGTTGCCGCCCTGTACTACATGATCCGATATCAGAAGATCGATCTTGTCGTAAATTCCAGTAAATCTGAGATTGTCGAAATGATTAAAAACTATATACATGAAAATTATAAAAATGAGGTGACCTTGGACAAACTCTCACAGTTGGTCGGGCGCAGTAAAAACTGGATTTGCAAAAACTTCAAACAGACGACCGGTATGACCATCAACCTGTACTTAAATAAAGTACGAATCGACAAAGCGGCCGAACTGCTTGTCAACTCGAATTTAGGTATATCGGACATCAGTCGTGCTGTCGGATATAATAATATTTACCATTTTATAAATTCATTTAAAAAAATCGTAGGTACTTCGCCTGGGAATTTCCGAAAGCACGAACTCAGCGGAAATGCGCTCGTAAGCTCCAAAGTAAGGGCAATCGCGACCATTCCAGCGCAGAAAACCAGGAGTGATGTATAA
- a CDS encoding IS110 family RNA-guided transposase yields MSISQNRKIRRITDSTLVVGADIAKKIHVARASNARGIELGRPLSFDNTRRGMEKLLAWMRTLMADHGCDNVVFGVEPTGHYWMNLAQFLRQHGIDVVLVNPLHVKKSKELDDNNPTKNDHKDARVISQLVKDGRYSVPNIPKDIYAELRVGMNQRERLIEDLKRVQGRIHNWLDRFFPEFTEVFRDWEGKAALVCLHECPCPQDIQAKAAEDIVHMWREHGISRGVGKKRATYLVEMASQSVGLTEGLQMARQELKMLLDQYDLLQEQLSDLLEQIERLLDRISGAAQMLSVPGVGVVTVAGFLAEVEELSAYEHWRQVQKLAGFNLKENSSGKHKGQTKITKRGRPRLRALLYRCVLILVAKNPQFQALHQYYTTRVDNPLRPMSSLIALCCKLIRILFTLGRKQVPYDPEKAMGPVRSAQLFAA; encoded by the coding sequence ATGAGTATATCGCAAAACCGTAAGATTCGCCGCATCACAGATTCAACCTTGGTCGTCGGTGCAGACATTGCCAAGAAAATACATGTGGCACGTGCGAGCAATGCGCGCGGTATTGAGCTTGGCAGGCCTCTGTCCTTTGACAATACCAGACGCGGCATGGAAAAGCTTCTTGCGTGGATGCGCACGCTCATGGCCGATCACGGCTGTGACAATGTGGTGTTCGGCGTCGAGCCCACCGGACACTATTGGATGAATCTAGCTCAATTTCTTCGCCAACACGGGATTGACGTCGTTCTGGTCAATCCCCTGCACGTGAAAAAGAGCAAAGAGCTGGACGACAATAATCCGACGAAGAATGACCACAAGGATGCCCGCGTCATCTCGCAGTTGGTCAAAGACGGACGCTACTCCGTACCCAACATCCCCAAGGATATCTACGCTGAGCTGCGCGTGGGGATGAACCAACGAGAGCGTCTAATCGAAGACCTCAAGCGAGTGCAGGGCCGTATCCACAACTGGCTCGACCGGTTCTTTCCGGAGTTTACGGAGGTATTTCGGGACTGGGAGGGTAAAGCAGCGCTGGTGTGTCTGCACGAGTGCCCTTGCCCACAGGACATTCAGGCTAAAGCAGCAGAAGACATTGTCCACATGTGGAGGGAACATGGCATTTCGCGGGGCGTTGGCAAAAAACGGGCCACATACCTTGTGGAAATGGCCTCCCAATCGGTTGGGTTAACCGAAGGACTGCAGATGGCACGCCAGGAGTTGAAGATGCTGCTTGACCAATATGACTTGTTGCAGGAGCAGTTAAGCGATCTGCTGGAGCAAATCGAGCGTTTGCTGGACCGAATTTCGGGAGCCGCTCAGATGCTCAGTGTACCTGGCGTGGGCGTCGTCACCGTGGCAGGATTCCTGGCCGAAGTGGAGGAACTGTCCGCCTACGAACACTGGCGACAGGTTCAAAAACTTGCCGGGTTCAATCTCAAGGAGAACAGTTCCGGCAAACACAAAGGTCAGACAAAGATCACAAAACGCGGACGGCCAAGATTACGCGCGTTGCTGTACCGCTGCGTGCTGATTCTGGTGGCAAAGAATCCACAGTTTCAGGCGCTGCACCAGTATTACACCACGCGTGTGGATAACCCGCTGCGGCCCATGTCGTCGCTGATTGCCCTGTGTTGTAAGCTGATTCGCATCTTGTTCACTCTCGGGCGTAAGCAAGTCCCATACGACCCTGAAAAGGCAATGGGACCCGTTCGCTCGGCTCAGCTGTTTGCTGCGTAA
- a CDS encoding MFS transporter, whose protein sequence is MAVVEPQLRDGQIAARIDRLPLTNIQWRLSFITQLLWGVVISLDGMEQVLYPFVWAPKHYFSPLQYSLLVGFQVGGGVLIGEYLLGFVADRYGRKKVMIASCLIVSLLFWPTAFLTNWWLLMLFFTAGSLGIGGVLATNVVYMAEMAPPQVRGRVMQGTQVLAGFLVVLLAVVPALFLIPTHYKAYVFLLCAIPVVVVLPFLIFGLPESPRWLEARGRRVEAERILSDIEAKIVRKHGALPPIDLNRHQVLVTEKVPTREIFTGRYRGQTILLLICWVLGYAGVDYGVSSYSTVYLVANGMSAHEVFLAAAISGFAGAILAPLIGSILGERVERKTLVLFSGIICALGALGYFFFPKSFMMIAIAGALLIAARMAWVFNMYNYTAAAYPTRLRSVGTGWTDGVGHIGAVFGPVVAGVFYASTASTNHIGWFVWCVIPGSLLPSFLVYKWGMRQREAVLEEVAP, encoded by the coding sequence ATGGCAGTTGTGGAACCCCAGCTACGTGATGGGCAAATTGCGGCACGGATTGATCGCTTACCATTAACAAACATCCAATGGAGATTGTCGTTTATCACACAGCTCCTGTGGGGAGTTGTCATTAGCCTCGATGGCATGGAACAGGTGCTGTATCCATTTGTTTGGGCACCGAAACATTACTTCAGCCCGCTCCAATATTCACTTCTTGTTGGTTTTCAAGTAGGAGGAGGCGTGCTCATTGGGGAATATTTGCTGGGTTTTGTAGCCGACCGGTACGGTCGAAAGAAAGTCATGATTGCTTCCTGTTTGATTGTCAGCCTGCTGTTTTGGCCCACAGCATTTTTAACCAACTGGTGGCTGCTCATGCTGTTTTTCACGGCAGGCTCATTAGGAATCGGTGGCGTGTTGGCCACGAATGTTGTCTATATGGCCGAGATGGCGCCGCCCCAGGTTCGAGGCCGTGTCATGCAAGGGACACAGGTCCTCGCCGGCTTCTTAGTGGTTCTATTGGCTGTCGTACCTGCTCTGTTTTTAATCCCCACACACTATAAGGCCTACGTGTTTTTGCTGTGCGCGATCCCGGTTGTTGTGGTTCTGCCATTCTTGATTTTTGGGCTGCCTGAGTCTCCCCGTTGGTTGGAAGCCAGAGGGAGGCGTGTGGAGGCCGAACGAATTCTATCCGACATCGAAGCGAAAATCGTTCGGAAACATGGTGCGCTGCCGCCGATTGACCTGAATCGCCATCAGGTGCTGGTTACGGAAAAAGTGCCGACCCGGGAGATTTTCACTGGTCGTTACAGAGGGCAGACGATTCTCCTGTTGATTTGCTGGGTACTTGGCTACGCTGGTGTTGATTACGGGGTCAGCAGCTACAGTACGGTGTACCTGGTTGCAAATGGGATGTCTGCCCACGAAGTATTCTTGGCCGCGGCCATCAGCGGATTTGCAGGGGCCATCTTGGCGCCGTTGATTGGCTCGATTCTCGGCGAACGCGTGGAACGTAAAACACTTGTCTTATTCTCCGGCATCATTTGTGCATTGGGAGCGCTTGGGTATTTCTTTTTCCCCAAAAGCTTCATGATGATCGCGATCGCTGGTGCGCTCCTCATCGCCGCCAGGATGGCTTGGGTATTTAACATGTATAACTACACTGCCGCGGCTTACCCAACACGGCTCCGTTCTGTTGGCACAGGGTGGACAGATGGCGTCGGACATATCGGAGCTGTCTTTGGTCCAGTTGTCGCGGGCGTATTTTATGCTTCCACGGCATCCACAAATCATATTGGCTGGTTCGTGTGGTGTGTCATTCCAGGGTCGTTGCTTCCATCGTTTCTCGTTTATAAATGGGGTATGAGGCAAAGAGAAGCTGTGTTGGAAGAGGTTGCCCCGTGA
- a CDS encoding SGNH/GDSL hydrolase family protein: protein MRVVCAGDSLTRGVSYIRGRLRIVRETYPSLLQSLLEAYEGIDVVNSGAFNDNSDSLLQRLDKDVLSQQPDVVLIEIGANDADFRWQEVSEAPDEEHVPNVPIERYLKNMGHIVQAVQRIGARPIVLTLLPLDPVRYYQRLSTRFGKQISHWIARCGGIEYWHNRYDKALRKCLEELRVDQIDVRAEDEAVEFWRTMLSDDGIHLTAAGYQHLSRTVFSALKKLGVVPLVEQEAFLA, encoded by the coding sequence ATGCGAGTTGTGTGTGCGGGCGACAGCCTGACCCGAGGGGTTTCCTACATTCGTGGGCGCCTGCGGATTGTACGCGAAACGTATCCGTCTTTGCTTCAGTCCCTTTTGGAAGCGTATGAAGGGATCGACGTCGTCAACAGCGGCGCCTTCAATGACAATTCGGATTCGCTTCTGCAGCGGCTTGACAAGGATGTGCTGTCGCAGCAACCGGATGTCGTACTGATTGAAATTGGGGCCAACGACGCTGACTTCCGTTGGCAAGAGGTGTCGGAAGCCCCGGACGAAGAACACGTCCCCAATGTGCCAATCGAACGCTATCTCAAAAACATGGGGCATATCGTCCAGGCCGTACAGAGAATCGGCGCACGGCCCATTGTGTTGACCCTCCTCCCGCTCGACCCCGTTCGCTATTATCAACGCCTTTCCACACGTTTTGGTAAACAAATCTCCCATTGGATTGCGCGCTGCGGCGGCATAGAATACTGGCACAATCGGTATGACAAAGCGCTGCGCAAGTGTCTCGAGGAGCTCCGGGTCGACCAAATTGATGTGCGCGCCGAGGATGAAGCCGTTGAGTTTTGGCGAACGATGCTGAGTGACGATGGCATTCATCTCACCGCGGCTGGCTATCAGCACCTGAGTCGAACGGTGTTTTCAGCGCTGAAGAAGCTGGGGGTTGTGCCGCTGGTGGAACAGGAGGCGTTCTTAGCCTGA
- a CDS encoding IDEAL domain-containing protein translates to MADETLNLLRRLMIDQALEAGDKEAFRNLTGPNWKAFVLDTGDEPVETADPLAFLAEDPHFWDLRLYDTMALRPYVNYRFRDTINGVLYIGEIRIPLGWSGDIEAKFYPRPSNGPKLDPPAWFQSLLASTVAVLKLDRVE, encoded by the coding sequence GTGGCGGATGAGACCCTGAACCTGTTGCGGAGATTGATGATCGACCAGGCGCTCGAGGCCGGAGACAAAGAAGCGTTTCGCAACTTGACAGGCCCCAACTGGAAAGCGTTTGTGCTGGATACGGGAGATGAGCCGGTGGAAACGGCTGACCCACTGGCGTTTCTCGCAGAGGACCCGCATTTCTGGGATTTGCGTCTGTACGACACGATGGCCCTCCGTCCATACGTGAACTACCGTTTTCGGGACACCATCAACGGCGTCTTGTACATCGGAGAAATCAGGATTCCCCTGGGGTGGTCAGGAGACATTGAGGCCAAGTTCTATCCACGTCCGTCCAATGGCCCAAAACTGGACCCGCCGGCGTGGTTTCAATCCCTGCTTGCAAGTACCGTCGCGGTGCTGAAACTGGACCGCGTGGAGTGA
- a CDS encoding TOMM precursor leader peptide-binding protein — protein sequence MNIVIVHDGSVLGRHILDAWNDKHSSSSEWQLMDGGSVDDWADRNPQLVVLALDGPSEFEQQTLRTCRDLRLRTLPVLGRGSTVLVGPLETPDVPGCATCLQLRWDNTFERSLLRSIFQLEDDVAPEPLEVSAADLVTLGSIVTDEIVSILSAAPDIPNAQGKVGVYEPGEPFAWIPLVPSHDCPRCQLVPDDLPALAALRFTSHRIHDVEALRVGTVDCEHLETLFVHDKVGYISAMNAYWNGERYAQANAYIYTPLGAEISGYGAGLSLADAKRSALLEVLERSCGFHPVNRRPVVRGSYAALQADALHPASFGLHSQAVYQSPHHPFEPFDEEKPYSWVWAYSTKQQRPILVPEQLAYYGPVGDQRFVQESSNGCAIGGTMEEAVLHGIFEVLERDGFLNMWYAKLPVPELRLGADCPAKVSEVFDYVVEQGFAVRLFCLSHDLRIPAVGAVAVHSGNDYPKVVSGSACHIHPYEAAYGALRELAVGMLNLQRTTEERREEARSMFQDSSKIKGILDHAAVAGLPEAYPRWAFLLRRAKRGPLPPVDAMYPDVRQRYCVDSRDIRLILEAVLEDLHGRGFDVIVVHQTSAEVAYGGFQVAKVLIPGMTPMTFGYGLERVRGLRRVFELPHRMGYAARVLTEQDLNGDCHPFS from the coding sequence ATGAACATTGTGATTGTTCACGATGGTTCTGTTTTGGGTCGACACATTCTAGACGCCTGGAACGACAAGCACAGTTCATCGAGTGAATGGCAACTGATGGACGGCGGCTCCGTCGACGATTGGGCAGACAGGAACCCACAACTGGTGGTTTTGGCACTGGATGGGCCTTCCGAATTTGAACAACAGACATTGCGAACGTGCAGGGACTTGCGACTCAGGACCTTGCCTGTGCTGGGGCGGGGGTCGACGGTTCTGGTGGGGCCGCTGGAGACGCCGGACGTCCCTGGCTGCGCGACTTGCCTGCAGCTGCGCTGGGACAACACGTTCGAGCGCAGCCTGCTGCGTTCGATTTTCCAGCTGGAAGACGACGTTGCCCCGGAACCGCTGGAGGTGTCGGCGGCCGACCTTGTCACCTTGGGCAGCATCGTCACGGACGAAATCGTGTCGATTCTCTCTGCGGCCCCGGACATTCCTAATGCCCAAGGCAAGGTGGGTGTGTACGAGCCGGGGGAACCCTTCGCATGGATCCCGCTTGTCCCAAGTCACGATTGTCCGCGGTGTCAACTCGTGCCCGATGACCTTCCCGCGCTTGCCGCGCTGCGGTTCACCTCGCATCGCATTCACGATGTGGAAGCGCTGCGAGTGGGTACGGTGGATTGCGAGCACTTGGAAACGCTGTTCGTGCACGACAAGGTCGGCTACATTTCAGCCATGAATGCGTATTGGAACGGCGAGCGGTACGCGCAGGCGAATGCGTACATTTACACGCCGCTTGGTGCCGAAATTTCCGGCTACGGCGCTGGCCTGTCGCTCGCGGACGCGAAGCGGTCGGCCCTGCTCGAAGTGTTGGAGCGCAGCTGCGGGTTCCATCCGGTCAATCGCCGGCCGGTGGTTCGCGGCAGTTACGCGGCGCTCCAAGCCGATGCCCTCCACCCGGCCAGCTTTGGATTGCACAGCCAGGCGGTGTATCAGTCGCCGCATCATCCCTTTGAACCTTTTGATGAAGAGAAGCCGTATTCATGGGTGTGGGCCTATTCGACCAAGCAGCAGCGGCCCATCCTGGTTCCTGAGCAGCTCGCGTATTATGGACCTGTGGGTGACCAGCGCTTTGTGCAGGAGTCGTCGAATGGCTGCGCGATCGGCGGAACCATGGAAGAGGCGGTCCTGCACGGAATATTCGAGGTCCTCGAGCGCGACGGGTTTCTGAACATGTGGTACGCCAAGCTGCCTGTGCCTGAACTCCGGCTGGGGGCGGACTGCCCGGCCAAGGTGTCCGAGGTGTTCGATTATGTCGTCGAGCAAGGCTTTGCCGTTCGCCTGTTTTGCCTGTCCCATGACCTTCGCATCCCCGCTGTGGGGGCTGTGGCGGTACACAGCGGCAACGACTACCCGAAAGTGGTGAGCGGGTCCGCGTGCCACATCCATCCGTACGAGGCGGCCTATGGTGCGCTCCGTGAGCTGGCGGTCGGCATGCTGAACCTTCAGCGAACGACGGAAGAGCGGCGGGAAGAAGCCCGCTCGATGTTCCAGGATTCGAGCAAAATCAAGGGGATTCTCGATCACGCCGCTGTCGCCGGCCTGCCCGAGGCGTACCCACGCTGGGCTTTTCTGCTGCGGCGCGCAAAGCGGGGGCCGCTGCCGCCGGTCGACGCGATGTACCCCGATGTCAGGCAGCGATACTGCGTGGATTCACGGGACATTCGGCTGATTCTCGAGGCTGTGCTGGAGGATTTACACGGGCGCGGCTTTGACGTGATCGTCGTGCATCAAACCAGTGCAGAAGTCGCGTACGGTGGTTTTCAGGTGGCCAAAGTGCTCATCCCCGGCATGACGCCGATGACCTTCGGCTATGGCTTGGAACGTGTACGAGGACTCAGGCGGGTGTTCGAACTGCCGCATCGCATGGGTTATGCTGCGCGGGTGTTGACAGAACAAGACCTGAACGGGGACTGCCACCCGTTTTCGTAA
- a CDS encoding ABC-F family ATP-binding cassette domain-containing protein, which translates to MNLLSVHEIVKTYGEKTLFDQISFGIDEGDRIGLIGVNGAGKSTLLKIAAGVDAPDAGTVTLGGRVTVHYLPQEPSFQPDATVLDQVLNRDRHTSLAEQGAWQLEHEAKAVLTQLGIFDFDAALGSLSGGQRKQIALARALIQPCDLLVLDEPTNHMDDERVAWLAAYLRKRTGALFMVTHDRYFLDSVANRIFELDHAKLYQSVGGYEAFVQAKLARAAQAQASEEKRQNFLRNEQKWIQRGPKARGTKQKARTERYYEILEQQPNDTEQTVEVALAGSRLGSKVIELHHVTKSFDGHPVVDDLSCIVTRGDRIGIVGSNGSGKSTLLKLMAGQLLPDSGSVTIGPTVKIGYFAQEHEVLDGNQRVIAYIREAAESVETADGQRLDAAQVLERFLFPPALQWMPIGKLSGGEKRRLALLRALVSAPNVLLLDEPTNDLDIPTLTVLEAFLADFPGAVVVVSHDRYFLDHVVDKVFACEGAGQISVSTGNYTDYLSKRRDAKPQVSRPEDRPKARPEASSQPEPQPAAGQKSVRKERATLKFTYKEQKEYDEIEDRIAQMEAALAEVLRQMEEAGGDVGRLQTLFEDQQALEARLNELMDRWTYLNERAEEIERSRQM; encoded by the coding sequence ATGAACCTTCTTTCAGTGCATGAGATTGTCAAAACCTATGGCGAGAAGACGTTGTTTGACCAGATTTCCTTCGGGATTGACGAAGGGGACCGCATCGGCCTGATTGGCGTCAACGGTGCGGGGAAATCGACGCTGCTGAAAATCGCGGCGGGCGTGGATGCGCCGGACGCAGGGACGGTGACCCTGGGCGGACGTGTCACCGTGCATTACCTGCCACAAGAACCAAGCTTCCAGCCCGACGCAACGGTCCTCGACCAGGTGTTGAATCGCGATCGGCATACATCGTTGGCTGAACAAGGTGCATGGCAGCTCGAACATGAGGCCAAGGCCGTGCTCACGCAGCTTGGCATCTTCGATTTTGATGCCGCCTTGGGTTCGCTCTCTGGCGGGCAGCGCAAGCAAATTGCGCTGGCCCGCGCGTTGATTCAGCCGTGTGATTTGCTCGTGCTGGATGAGCCCACCAACCACATGGACGACGAACGCGTCGCGTGGCTGGCAGCGTACCTCCGGAAACGCACGGGCGCCCTGTTCATGGTCACCCATGACCGCTATTTTTTGGACAGCGTCGCGAACCGCATTTTCGAACTCGACCACGCGAAGCTGTATCAATCTGTCGGCGGCTACGAAGCGTTTGTGCAGGCGAAGCTGGCGCGCGCGGCGCAGGCGCAGGCATCGGAGGAGAAGCGGCAAAACTTTCTGCGCAATGAACAGAAGTGGATTCAGCGCGGGCCCAAGGCCCGGGGCACGAAGCAAAAGGCGAGAACAGAACGGTATTACGAAATCCTGGAGCAGCAGCCGAATGACACCGAGCAGACGGTGGAGGTAGCACTGGCGGGTTCCAGGTTAGGCAGCAAGGTCATTGAACTGCATCACGTCACCAAGTCCTTCGACGGACACCCGGTGGTCGATGATTTGAGCTGCATCGTCACTCGCGGGGACCGGATTGGCATCGTGGGGTCGAACGGCAGCGGGAAGTCCACCCTGCTCAAGCTCATGGCCGGCCAGCTGCTGCCGGACAGCGGCTCTGTGACGATTGGGCCGACGGTGAAAATCGGCTACTTTGCGCAGGAGCACGAAGTGTTGGATGGCAATCAAAGGGTGATTGCGTACATCCGGGAAGCGGCCGAGTCCGTCGAGACCGCAGACGGGCAGCGGCTGGATGCCGCCCAGGTGCTGGAGCGGTTTCTGTTTCCGCCGGCGCTGCAGTGGATGCCCATCGGCAAGTTGTCCGGGGGAGAAAAGCGCAGGCTCGCCTTGCTCCGGGCCTTGGTGTCCGCGCCCAATGTGCTGCTGTTGGATGAGCCCACCAACGACCTCGACATTCCCACGCTGACCGTCCTGGAAGCGTTCCTGGCGGATTTTCCGGGCGCCGTTGTCGTGGTCTCACACGACCGGTATTTTCTCGATCACGTCGTCGACAAAGTCTTCGCCTGCGAAGGCGCCGGCCAGATTTCAGTGTCCACGGGGAATTACACCGACTACCTCTCGAAGCGGCGGGATGCAAAGCCGCAGGTCAGCCGTCCCGAAGACCGTCCGAAGGCCCGCCCTGAGGCCTCTTCGCAGCCTGAACCGCAGCCTGCAGCGGGGCAAAAGAGCGTCCGCAAGGAACGCGCCACCCTCAAGTTCACCTATAAGGAGCAGAAGGAATACGACGAGATTGAAGACCGCATCGCACAAATGGAGGCGGCGCTCGCGGAGGTTTTGCGTCAGATGGAAGAGGCCGGCGGAGACGTTGGGCGGCTGCAGACTTTGTTCGAAGACCAACAGGCACTGGAAGCCCGGCTCAACGAACTCATGGACCGCTGGACCTACCTGAATGAGCGGGCGGAGGAAATCGAACGGAGCCGGCAGATGTAG
- the katG gene encoding catalase/peroxidase HPI, with protein MAGQCPVMHGGAATNLSRGPSNRDWWPTQLNLSILRQHDRKSDPMDEDFDYAQAFEQLDYQGLKRDLRELMTDSQDWWPADYGHYGPLFIRMAWHSAGTYRIGDGRGGAGTGTQRFAPLNSWPDNVLLDRARRLLWPIKKKYGNKISWADLMILAGNVAIESMGGKIIGFGGGRRDVWHPEEDIYWGPETEWLGDQRYSGDRDLQHPLAAVQMGLIYVNPEGPNGKPDPLAAARDIRETFRRMAMNDEETVALIAGGHTFGKAHGAGDAALVGREPEAAPLEAMGIGWQSRYGTGKGKDAIGSGLEGAWTPNPTKWDNGYFEMLLRYEWKLTKSPAGAYQWAPVDPAPEHLAPDPEDPSVRVPTMMLTTDIALREDPEYAKITRRFYENPEAFADAFARAWFKLTHRDMGPRVRYLGPEVPEEEFIWQDPIPHVDTELTDADIAALKAQILASGLTVGELVTTAWASASTFRGSDLRGGANGARIRLAPQKDWEVNQPEQLANVLAVLERIQQQQEKQVSLADLIVLGGSAAVEKAARDAGVDVTVPFVPGRGDATQDQTDVESFAVLEPVADGFRNYQKQPYGVHAADLLVDKAQLLNLTAPEMTVLVGGMRVLGTNYGGTKHGVFTDRVGVLTNDFFVNLLDMRVAWQPVEGGVFEGRDRQTGELRWTATVVDLVFGSNSILRALAEVYAQDDNQEKFVRDFIAAWVKVMNADRFDLQRRQSAAQSQVVG; from the coding sequence ATGGCGGGACAGTGTCCGGTCATGCATGGAGGCGCTGCGACGAACTTATCTCGCGGACCGTCGAATAGAGACTGGTGGCCAACCCAGTTAAACTTGAGTATTCTGCGTCAACACGACCGAAAGTCGGATCCGATGGACGAAGACTTCGATTATGCCCAGGCGTTTGAACAATTGGATTACCAGGGGCTCAAGCGAGACCTGCGCGAGCTGATGACGGACAGCCAGGATTGGTGGCCTGCGGACTACGGCCATTACGGTCCATTGTTCATTCGGATGGCCTGGCATTCTGCAGGCACGTACCGCATCGGCGACGGCCGCGGCGGCGCAGGAACAGGCACACAGCGGTTCGCCCCGCTCAATAGCTGGCCGGACAATGTCCTGCTGGACCGGGCGCGCCGACTCCTGTGGCCCATCAAGAAGAAGTATGGCAACAAGATTTCCTGGGCCGATTTGATGATTTTGGCCGGCAACGTGGCCATCGAATCCATGGGCGGCAAAATCATCGGGTTCGGCGGCGGACGGCGGGACGTGTGGCACCCGGAGGAAGACATCTACTGGGGGCCGGAGACAGAGTGGCTGGGCGACCAGCGGTATTCTGGCGATCGCGATCTGCAGCATCCCCTTGCGGCGGTGCAGATGGGGCTCATCTATGTCAATCCGGAGGGACCAAACGGCAAGCCCGACCCCCTGGCTGCCGCGCGCGACATTCGCGAGACCTTCCGGCGAATGGCGATGAACGATGAAGAGACGGTGGCGCTCATCGCAGGAGGGCATACGTTTGGCAAGGCGCACGGTGCAGGGGACGCGGCCTTGGTCGGGCGTGAGCCGGAGGCCGCCCCGCTGGAGGCGATGGGCATCGGGTGGCAAAGCCGGTACGGTACGGGGAAGGGCAAAGACGCCATCGGCAGCGGTCTGGAAGGCGCCTGGACGCCCAATCCAACCAAGTGGGACAATGGTTATTTTGAGATGCTGTTGCGCTATGAATGGAAGCTGACCAAGAGCCCTGCCGGCGCGTATCAGTGGGCGCCAGTCGACCCCGCACCCGAGCACCTCGCACCCGACCCGGAAGACCCGTCCGTTCGTGTGCCAACGATGATGCTCACCACCGACATTGCGCTGCGGGAAGACCCGGAATATGCGAAGATTACCCGCCGCTTCTACGAGAACCCAGAAGCGTTTGCGGACGCGTTTGCGCGTGCCTGGTTTAAACTCACGCACCGCGACATGGGCCCCCGCGTGAGGTATTTGGGCCCGGAGGTTCCGGAAGAAGAATTCATTTGGCAGGACCCGATACCGCACGTGGACACGGAATTGACGGATGCAGACATCGCGGCGCTCAAAGCGCAAATTTTGGCTTCCGGGTTGACGGTCGGCGAGTTGGTCACGACCGCCTGGGCGTCCGCCAGCACCTTCCGCGGGTCGGACCTGCGCGGTGGCGCCAATGGGGCGCGCATTCGTCTCGCGCCGCAAAAGGACTGGGAAGTGAATCAACCAGAACAACTGGCAAACGTACTAGCCGTACTGGAACGCATTCAACAGCAGCAGGAGAAGCAGGTCAGCCTTGCCGATTTGATTGTGCTTGGCGGCAGCGCGGCCGTGGAGAAGGCGGCGCGGGACGCGGGGGTTGATGTCACGGTTCCGTTTGTGCCCGGGCGCGGTGACGCCACACAAGACCAGACGGATGTCGAGAGCTTTGCGGTACTCGAACCGGTCGCGGACGGGTTTCGGAATTACCAGAAGCAGCCCTATGGGGTCCATGCGGCCGACCTCCTGGTTGACAAGGCGCAGCTGCTGAATCTCACCGCACCTGAAATGACGGTCCTGGTGGGCGGCATGCGGGTTCTCGGGACCAATTATGGCGGTACAAAGCACGGCGTTTTCACCGACCGGGTCGGTGTGCTGACGAATGACTTCTTTGTCAACTTGCTGGATATGCGCGTGGCGTGGCAGCCAGTGGAAGGCGGTGTCTTTGAAGGGCGTGATCGACAAACAGGTGAGTTGCGCTGGACGGCAACGGTGGTGGACCTCGTGTTTGGCTCCAACTCAATTCTTCGCGCCCTGGCGGAGGTGTATGCGCAGGACGACAACCAGGAGAAGTTTGTGCGTGATTTTATCGCCGCGTGGGTCAAGGTCATGAATGCCGACCGCTTTGACTTGCAGAGGAGGCAATCGGCGGCGCAAAGCCAGGTGGTTGGATAG